One genomic segment of Natrononativus amylolyticus includes these proteins:
- the carB gene encoding carbamoyl-phosphate synthase large subunit has translation MSTDHHAGSETGAEAGDGRTILLIGSGPIQIGQAAEFDYSGAQACRALAEEGARVVLVNSNPATIMTDPEMADRVYIEPITTEAIAEIIRKERPDGVIAGLGGQTGLNVTAELAEEGVLEEYDVDIMGTPLETIYATEDRDLFRQRMEKIGQPVPRSTTISLEAGESVSELTEVDLVARVEKAAAAVGGLPVIARTTYTLGGSGSGVVEEMDELVERVRKGLRLSRNNEVLVTESIAGWVELEYEVMRDADDSCIIICNMENIDPMGIHTGESTVVTPSQVIPDDGHQEMRTAALDVIRELGIQGGCNIQFAWRDDGTPGGEYRVVEVNPRVSRSSALASKATGYPIARVTAKVALGKRLHEIENEITGETTAAFEPAIDYVVTKVPRWPKDKFDDVEFELGTAMKSTGEAMAIGRTFEESLLKALRSSEYEPNVDWADVSDADLEAEFLEKPTPDRPYAIFEAFERGYTVEDVIELTGIEEWYVERFENVADASVAAANGEFAEAAELGFTNQQVAAMAGAEGETSVEAVESAAPERSFKQVDTCAGEFAASTPYYYSARDALESGPSPIARDEVQVDRDVESVVVVGGGPIRIGQGVEFDYCAVHAVRALREMGIDAHVVNNNPETVSTDYDTSDGLFFEPITAEEVADIVETTGADGVMVQFGGQTSVDIGEPLEDELARRDLDCAVMGTSVEAMDLAEDRDRFNRLMDDLGIAQPEGGAAHSREEALELAHEIGYPVLVRPSYVLGGRAMEVVYDDSELERYIEEAVRVSPDKPILVDDFLEGAVELDVDAVSDGEDVLIGGIMEHVESAGVHSGDSACAIPPRSLDAETLGRVREVTEDIATALETVGLLNVQLAVKDGDVYVLEANPRSSRTVPFVSKATGVPIAKLAAKVMAGESLADLDVAEQIPEHTSIKEVVLPFDRLPGSDPRLGPEMKSTGEVMGTASEFGTAYWKAQQAASNAASEGTAVVGLEVEGFEEFFDLAEFDDVPQAIREGKVDFVVSRDRAALETAVEEDVPYLSTEASAAAYLEGLAASEGDLEVAAVTDRPTRTAQWGG, from the coding sequence ATGAGTACGGACCACCACGCCGGCTCCGAGACGGGGGCCGAAGCCGGGGACGGACGCACGATACTGCTGATCGGCAGCGGACCGATTCAGATCGGACAGGCCGCGGAGTTCGACTACTCCGGGGCCCAGGCCTGCCGGGCGCTCGCAGAGGAGGGCGCTCGAGTCGTGCTCGTCAACTCGAACCCCGCGACGATCATGACCGACCCGGAGATGGCCGATCGGGTGTACATCGAGCCCATCACCACAGAAGCCATCGCCGAGATTATCCGGAAGGAGCGGCCGGACGGCGTCATCGCCGGGCTGGGCGGCCAGACCGGGCTGAACGTCACCGCCGAACTCGCCGAAGAGGGGGTGCTCGAGGAGTACGACGTCGACATCATGGGCACTCCGCTGGAGACGATCTACGCGACGGAGGACCGCGACCTCTTCCGCCAGCGCATGGAGAAGATCGGCCAGCCGGTACCCCGGTCGACCACCATCTCGCTCGAGGCGGGCGAGTCTGTCTCCGAACTCACCGAAGTCGACCTCGTGGCGCGCGTCGAGAAGGCCGCGGCGGCGGTCGGCGGCCTCCCCGTCATCGCCCGGACGACCTACACCCTCGGCGGCTCCGGTTCGGGCGTCGTCGAGGAAATGGACGAACTCGTCGAGCGCGTCCGGAAGGGGCTGCGCCTCTCGCGGAACAACGAGGTGCTCGTTACGGAGTCGATCGCCGGCTGGGTCGAACTCGAGTACGAGGTGATGCGCGACGCCGACGACTCGTGTATCATTATCTGCAACATGGAGAACATTGACCCGATGGGCATTCATACGGGGGAATCGACGGTCGTCACGCCCTCGCAGGTCATCCCCGACGACGGCCACCAGGAGATGCGGACCGCGGCGCTGGACGTGATCCGCGAGCTCGGCATCCAGGGCGGGTGTAACATCCAGTTCGCCTGGCGCGACGACGGCACCCCCGGCGGCGAGTACAGAGTGGTGGAGGTCAACCCGCGCGTCTCCCGGTCCTCCGCGCTGGCCTCGAAGGCGACCGGCTACCCGATCGCGCGCGTCACCGCGAAGGTCGCTCTCGGCAAGCGCCTCCACGAGATCGAGAACGAAATCACGGGCGAGACGACGGCGGCGTTCGAGCCGGCTATCGACTACGTCGTCACCAAGGTGCCGCGCTGGCCCAAGGACAAGTTCGACGACGTCGAGTTCGAACTCGGCACCGCGATGAAGTCCACCGGCGAGGCGATGGCGATCGGCCGCACCTTCGAGGAGTCGCTGCTGAAAGCCCTCCGATCCTCCGAGTACGAGCCGAACGTCGACTGGGCCGACGTGAGCGACGCAGACCTCGAGGCCGAGTTCCTCGAGAAGCCCACCCCCGACCGCCCGTACGCCATCTTCGAGGCGTTCGAGCGCGGCTACACCGTCGAGGACGTGATCGAACTCACGGGAATCGAGGAGTGGTACGTCGAGCGCTTCGAGAACGTCGCGGACGCCTCCGTCGCGGCCGCGAACGGGGAGTTCGCGGAGGCCGCCGAGCTCGGCTTTACGAACCAGCAGGTCGCGGCGATGGCGGGCGCCGAGGGTGAGACGTCCGTGGAAGCGGTCGAATCCGCCGCCCCCGAGCGCTCGTTCAAGCAGGTCGACACCTGCGCGGGCGAGTTCGCCGCGTCGACGCCGTACTACTACTCCGCCCGCGACGCCCTCGAGTCTGGCCCCTCGCCGATCGCCCGCGACGAGGTGCAGGTCGACCGCGACGTCGAGAGCGTCGTGGTCGTCGGCGGCGGCCCGATCCGGATCGGCCAGGGTGTCGAGTTCGACTACTGCGCCGTCCACGCGGTGCGCGCCCTGCGGGAGATGGGGATCGACGCCCACGTGGTGAACAACAACCCCGAGACGGTGTCGACCGACTACGACACCTCCGACGGGCTGTTCTTCGAGCCGATCACCGCAGAAGAGGTCGCTGACATCGTCGAGACCACCGGCGCCGACGGCGTGATGGTCCAGTTCGGCGGGCAGACCTCCGTCGACATCGGCGAACCGCTCGAGGACGAACTCGCCCGCCGCGACCTCGACTGTGCGGTGATGGGGACCAGCGTCGAGGCGATGGACCTGGCAGAGGACCGCGACCGGTTCAATCGGCTGATGGACGACCTCGGAATCGCACAGCCGGAGGGCGGCGCGGCCCACAGCCGCGAGGAGGCCCTCGAGCTGGCCCACGAGATCGGCTACCCCGTGCTCGTGCGCCCCTCCTACGTCCTCGGCGGGCGCGCGATGGAGGTCGTCTACGACGATAGCGAACTCGAGCGCTACATCGAGGAAGCAGTCCGTGTCAGTCCGGACAAGCCGATCCTCGTCGACGATTTCCTCGAGGGCGCGGTCGAACTGGACGTCGACGCCGTCTCGGACGGCGAGGACGTCCTGATCGGTGGCATCATGGAACACGTCGAGAGCGCGGGGGTCCACTCCGGCGACTCGGCGTGTGCGATCCCGCCGCGCTCGCTCGACGCGGAGACGCTGGGACGGGTGCGCGAAGTGACCGAAGACATCGCCACCGCGCTCGAGACGGTCGGCCTGCTGAACGTTCAGCTTGCGGTGAAGGACGGAGACGTCTACGTGCTCGAGGCAAACCCCCGCTCCTCGCGCACGGTGCCGTTCGTCTCGAAGGCCACGGGCGTTCCGATCGCGAAACTCGCGGCGAAGGTGATGGCCGGCGAGTCCCTGGCTGATCTCGACGTCGCAGAGCAGATCCCCGAGCACACCTCGATCAAGGAAGTCGTGTTGCCGTTCGACCGCCTTCCCGGCTCGGACCCCCGCCTCGGCCCGGAGATGAAGTCCACCGGCGAGGTGATGGGAACCGCGAGCGAGTTCGGAACCGCCTACTGGAAGGCCCAGCAGGCGGCGTCCAACGCCGCGAGCGAGGGAACGGCGGTAGTGGGCCTCGAGGTAGAAGGCTTCGAGGAGTTCTTCGACCTCGCCGAGTTCGACGACGTGCCGCAGGCGATCCGCGAGGGGAAGGTCGACTTCGTCGTCAGCCGCGACCGCGCGGCCCTGGAGACGGCCGTCGAGGAGGACGTCCCGTACCTGTCGACGGAAGCGAGCGCGGCGGCGTACCTCGAGGGGCTCGCGGCGAGCGAGGGAGACCTCGAGGTCGCCGCGGTGACGGATCGGCCGACGCGGACGGCACAGTGGGGCGGCTAA
- a CDS encoding M28 family metallopeptidase has translation MSRLPNDVVGEAYRSDVGWRLLEELVDLNNRMPGQAGEHRGAEYVRERFEESGLADVTVTEFPIPGWWRGECSLELHGRDPPQRFERSHELVELPGTPAGEVTGEIVDVGYGVPEDFEDLDLTGKIAMAYSLTPEDYGRWVHRGEKYGYAVEAGAEGFLFRNHVEGCLPPTGDVGKIDREGEIPAVGLSTEVGDRLLRYCERGNVEATLSVDCRTEPATSRNVEAAVGPDTDEEVLFTAHVDGHDVGTAANDNGAGTAIAVEAARILKRVEDDLETRVRFVVFGAEETGLYGSYYWSHTHDLERVKCVVNVDGVGYSRDLKVYHHGFEEIGEAFDAVADEYGVEIPSAGTIRPHSDHWPFAQRGVPAAQGVSVRDDDGRGWGHTHGDTLDKLDPRDLRELSILCAAGLARLAERDRPVEPVDEAEIREATEAGGYDVGMKAVDNWPWGDERPWPWRDELER, from the coding sequence ATGTCCCGACTTCCGAACGACGTCGTCGGTGAGGCCTACCGCAGCGACGTCGGCTGGCGACTGCTCGAGGAGCTCGTCGACCTGAACAACCGAATGCCCGGCCAGGCGGGCGAGCACCGCGGCGCCGAGTACGTCCGCGAGCGCTTCGAAGAGAGCGGCCTGGCGGACGTCACCGTCACCGAGTTTCCGATTCCGGGGTGGTGGCGCGGCGAGTGCTCGCTCGAGTTGCACGGCCGCGATCCGCCACAGCGGTTCGAGCGCTCCCACGAGCTCGTCGAACTCCCCGGCACGCCCGCGGGAGAGGTCACCGGCGAGATCGTCGACGTCGGCTACGGCGTCCCCGAGGACTTCGAGGACTTGGACCTCACCGGCAAGATCGCGATGGCCTACAGCCTCACCCCCGAGGACTACGGACGGTGGGTCCACCGCGGCGAGAAGTACGGCTACGCCGTCGAGGCCGGCGCCGAGGGCTTTCTCTTTCGCAACCACGTCGAAGGCTGTCTGCCGCCGACGGGCGACGTCGGGAAGATCGACCGCGAGGGAGAGATCCCCGCCGTCGGCCTCAGCACGGAGGTCGGCGACCGCCTGCTGCGGTACTGCGAGCGCGGGAACGTCGAAGCGACGCTGTCCGTCGACTGTCGAACCGAACCCGCGACCTCGCGAAACGTCGAGGCCGCCGTCGGCCCCGACACCGACGAGGAGGTGCTCTTTACCGCCCACGTCGACGGCCACGACGTCGGCACCGCCGCCAACGACAACGGCGCGGGAACCGCCATCGCCGTCGAGGCCGCCCGCATCCTGAAGCGAGTCGAGGACGACCTCGAGACCCGCGTCCGGTTCGTCGTCTTCGGCGCCGAGGAGACGGGCCTCTACGGCTCGTACTACTGGTCGCACACCCACGACCTCGAGCGGGTGAAGTGCGTGGTGAACGTCGACGGCGTGGGCTACTCCCGCGATCTGAAGGTCTACCACCACGGCTTCGAGGAGATCGGCGAGGCGTTCGACGCGGTCGCCGACGAGTACGGCGTCGAGATCCCGTCCGCGGGGACGATCCGTCCCCACAGCGACCACTGGCCGTTCGCCCAGCGGGGCGTGCCGGCGGCCCAGGGCGTCTCCGTCCGCGACGACGACGGCCGGGGCTGGGGCCACACCCACGGGGATACGCTCGACAAACTCGACCCGCGGGACCTGCGCGAACTCTCGATTCTCTGTGCCGCGGGGCTGGCTCGTCTCGCCGAGCGGGACCGACCGGTCGAGCCCGTCGACGAGGCGGAGATCCGCGAGGCGACGGAGGCCGGCGGCTACGACGTCGGCATGAAGGCCGTCGACAATTGGCCGTGGGGCGACGAACGACCGTGGCCCTGGCGTGACGAACTCGAGCGATAG